Proteins encoded together in one Octopus bimaculoides isolate UCB-OBI-ISO-001 chromosome 24, ASM119413v2, whole genome shotgun sequence window:
- the LOC106873732 gene encoding transaldolase, with amino-acid sequence MAEPDVKKTSKSVLDQLKEKTIVVADTGDFHAMKKYKPTDSTTNPSLILAAANMSEYDELMKKAVKWAKSQGGSDEEQLTNALDRLNVLFGCEILKIIPGRVSTEVDARLSFDKDGMIQRAKNIITMYKELGIEKERILIKLSSTWEGIQAAKELESKHGIHCNMTLLFNFHQAVACAEAGVTLISPFVGRILDWYVKNTDKKHFEPLEDPGVKSVTKIYNFYKKFNHKTVVMGASFRNTGQITGLSGCDLLTISPKLLEELSKMNHILQTQLSVDNGMY; translated from the exons ATGGCTGAGCCTGATGTGAAGAAAACTTCGAAATCTGTCCTCGATCAGTTGAAAGAAAAGACGATTGTAGTGGCGGATACCGGCGACTTCCACG caatgaagaaatacaaaccaacagactcaaCCACAAATCCTTCTCTTATCTTGGCCGCTGCTAACATGTCGGAGTACGATGAACTGATGAAGAAAGCTGTCAAGTGGGCAAAAAGTCAAGGAGG TTCCGATGAAGAacagttgaccaatgccttggaTAGACTCAATGTGCTTTTTGGTTGTGAAATACTGAAGATCATTCCAGGCCGTGTCTCCACAGAAGTTGATGCCAG GTTGTCTTTCGACAAAGACGGTATGATTCAAAGAGCAAAGAACATCATTACGATGTACAAAGAATTAGGGATCGAGAAGGAGAGAATCTTAATAAAGCTGAGTTCCACTTGGGAAGGAATACAGGCTGCCAA AGAATTGGAATCAAAACATGGCATTCATTGTAACATGACATTGTTGTTTAACTTTCATCAG GCTGTAGCATGTGCTGAGGCTGGAGTGACTCTCATCTCTCCATTTGTTGGTCGTATCTTGGACTGGTATGTcaaaaatacagacaaaaaacACTTTGAACCCTTGGAAGACCCTG gtgtGAAAAGCGTCACAAAAATCTATAACTTCTACAAGAAATTTAATCACAAGACAGTAGTGATGGGGGCATCGTTTCGTAACACGGGTCAGATAACTGGTTTGTCCGGCTGTGACTTGCTGACCATCAG cCCCAAATTATTGGAAGAACTCAGTAAAATGAACCACATCTTACAAACCCAGCTGTCAGTTGACAACGGTATGTATTGA
- the LOC106873693 gene encoding histone-lysine N-methyltransferase SETMAR-like, protein MESPVEKNEHLRHLLLFAFNQGAKATKAARDICAVYGEGTITERTAQKWFARFKEGKFDLSDSPRSGRPVQFDEERLHQLIHEDPRQSTRQLAQQMGCSHDSIARHLHSMVKIPKIEK, encoded by the coding sequence ATGGAGAGCCCCGTAGAGAAAAACGAGCATTTACGACACCTCCTCCTCTTTGCTTTCAACCAAGGCGCCAAGGCTACCAAAGCCGCTCGAGACATCTGTGCCGTGTATGGAGAGGGCACCATTACTGAAAGAACTGCACAGAAATGGTTTGCGCGCTTCAAGGAAGGCAAATTTGATCTCTCAGACTCTCCACGCTCTGGCCGACCCGTTCAGTTCGATGAAGAACGATTGCACCAACTCATCCATGAAGATCCACGCCAATCCACGAGGCAGTTGGCCCAGCAAATGGGATGCTCACACGACAGCATTGCTCGCCATCTTCACTCGATGGTTAAGATcccaaaaatagaaaaatag
- the LOC106873720 gene encoding uncharacterized protein LOC106873720 isoform X2 — translation MYLYGFNVEDAMTMKFEDKTEKELAALKQSFLELLQDQKAMLYHLQSEEDYIKQLNEFHDQIHTKTEVETLNEEEEKILSELKEDIMKCYETTGIGVDFKLQAYIIKSIDVYHIVKHYKLLMLCTSMEVKIIVDLMIDMRDMKLNYQVEKLQMKLKDKTISAALKDTLAELEKSKDLVNAVRFLSSYGWLRDQRKTIFTNLEQSEEFSECVTFPQTTSGETIIIFDPDWPDIKIHVNWVIQQNFLLRAESYLSVFCKVSRSKEAYSKADFLTNLPQLFKQLLQKEGEEGALRSLIKMVKT, via the exons atgtatttgtatgg ATTCAATGTAGAAGATGCAATGACTATGAAGTTTGAGgataagacagagaaagaacTTGCCGCCTTGAAGCAGAGTTTCCTTGAGCTTCTTCAAGACCAAAAGGCCATGCTGTACCATCTTCAGTCTGAAGAAGACTACATAAAACAGCTCAACGAATTCCATGATCAGATTCATACAAA GACCGAAGTAGAGACTTtaaatgaagaggaagagaaaattctatcagaattgaaagaagat ATAATGAAATGCTACGAGACAACTGGAATTGGAGTGGATTTCAAACTGCAAGCCTACATCATTAAAAGCATAG ATGTGTACCACATAGTGAAACATTATAAACTCCTTATGCTGTGTACGTCAATGGAGGTGAAAATCATTGTAGATCTAATGATTGATATG AGAGACATGAAGCTGAACTACCAAGTGGAGAAGCTGCAAATGAAATTGAAGGACAAGACCATTTCTGCTGCACTTAAAGATACATTGGCTGA ATTGGAGAAATCTAAAGATCTCGTTAATGCCGTCCGGTTTCTCTCTTCCTATGGTTGGTTGAGAGATCAAAGAAAAACCATTTTTACCAACCTGGAGCAGTCAGAAGAATTCTCAGAATGTGTAACTTTTCCCCAAACCACGTCTGGTGAAACTATTATCATTTTTGATCCTGATTGGCCAGA CATCAAGATCCATGTGAACTGGGTGATACAACAAAACTTTCTGCTCCGAGCTGAGTCCTACCTCTCAGTGTTCTGTAAAGTCTCTCGCTCAA AAGAAGCATATTCGAAAGCAGATTTCTTGACCAATCTTCCACAACTCTTCAAACAGTTGCTtcagaaagaaggagaggaaggagcCTTGAGAAGTCTTATAAAAATGGTGAAAACATGA
- the LOC106873720 gene encoding uncharacterized protein LOC106873720 isoform X1: MTAKSKIFGGIQDFPFDTKFNVEDAMTMKFEDKTEKELAALKQSFLELLQDQKAMLYHLQSEEDYIKQLNEFHDQIHTKTEVETLNEEEEKILSELKEDIMKCYETTGIGVDFKLQAYIIKSIDVYHIVKHYKLLMLCTSMEVKIIVDLMIDMRDMKLNYQVEKLQMKLKDKTISAALKDTLAELEKSKDLVNAVRFLSSYGWLRDQRKTIFTNLEQSEEFSECVTFPQTTSGETIIIFDPDWPDIKIHVNWVIQQNFLLRAESYLSVFCKVSRSKEAYSKADFLTNLPQLFKQLLQKEGEEGALRSLIKMVKT; this comes from the exons ATGACAGccaaaagcaaaatatttggcGGGATCCAAGATTTTCCGTTCGATACAAA ATTCAATGTAGAAGATGCAATGACTATGAAGTTTGAGgataagacagagaaagaacTTGCCGCCTTGAAGCAGAGTTTCCTTGAGCTTCTTCAAGACCAAAAGGCCATGCTGTACCATCTTCAGTCTGAAGAAGACTACATAAAACAGCTCAACGAATTCCATGATCAGATTCATACAAA GACCGAAGTAGAGACTTtaaatgaagaggaagagaaaattctatcagaattgaaagaagat ATAATGAAATGCTACGAGACAACTGGAATTGGAGTGGATTTCAAACTGCAAGCCTACATCATTAAAAGCATAG ATGTGTACCACATAGTGAAACATTATAAACTCCTTATGCTGTGTACGTCAATGGAGGTGAAAATCATTGTAGATCTAATGATTGATATG AGAGACATGAAGCTGAACTACCAAGTGGAGAAGCTGCAAATGAAATTGAAGGACAAGACCATTTCTGCTGCACTTAAAGATACATTGGCTGA ATTGGAGAAATCTAAAGATCTCGTTAATGCCGTCCGGTTTCTCTCTTCCTATGGTTGGTTGAGAGATCAAAGAAAAACCATTTTTACCAACCTGGAGCAGTCAGAAGAATTCTCAGAATGTGTAACTTTTCCCCAAACCACGTCTGGTGAAACTATTATCATTTTTGATCCTGATTGGCCAGA CATCAAGATCCATGTGAACTGGGTGATACAACAAAACTTTCTGCTCCGAGCTGAGTCCTACCTCTCAGTGTTCTGTAAAGTCTCTCGCTCAA AAGAAGCATATTCGAAAGCAGATTTCTTGACCAATCTTCCACAACTCTTCAAACAGTTGCTtcagaaagaaggagaggaaggagcCTTGAGAAGTCTTATAAAAATGGTGAAAACATGA